The nucleotide window AACACCAGCAATACCACTAACAAAAGCCTCTGGAACCTTACTAAATAAATGATGTAAAGCATGTCCCATTTCATGAAATAGTGTCACAACATCAGAATGTCTTAATAACGATGGAACACCCTCTTTTGATTGTGGAAAGTTACAAACAATATAAGCAGTAGGAAGTTTTTTATTACCATCTTTATCTACATAATGAGAGTGCCAATTGTTCATCCAAGCACCACCTCTTTTCTCTTTTTTAGCTTCTAAATCAATATATATTCTTGCAAAAACTTTTGTGTTTTCTTTTATATTGCATACTAATACATCTTTATCCCAAGCCTTAGCATCTTTTGCTTCTTCAAACTCTACATTAAAGATCTTATTTAAAAAGTAAAAGAACCCATTTAATACAGAAGTTTTTTCAAAATAAGGTCTATAATATTCTTCATCAATATCATATTTTTCTTCTTTTAACTTCTCACTATAATAAGCTAAATCAAAACTTTTTATATCAGAAATTCCATCTTTTGAAGCATACACTTTTAACTCTTCTATCTCTTCTAATGCTCTATCTTTACCTTTTTTTGCAAGCTCTTCTAAGAAGTTAATTACCTCTTCTTCTTTCTTTGCCATTTTAGTTGAAAGAGAATATGAAGCATAGTTTTCAAAACCTAAAATTTTTACTTTCTCATCTTTTAAAGAAAGTATCTCTTCGATTATTTTTCCATTCTCAGGTGCTCTTGTCGAGTATGCTTTATAGATTTCTTCTCTTCTTTGTCTATTTGATCCATAAGTAATATATGCTAAATAAGATGGCATTTGAAGAGTAAATTTATATTTAGTTTTTCCATCTTCTTCAAACTTTGCAAACTCTAAATCAGAAGCTGGAATCTCTTTTACATCTTCATAATCTTCACAAATCATTTCATAAGCATTAGTTGCATTTAAAAGATTTTGTGAAAACTTGTGAGACAATTCACTTAGTCTTAAATTTATCTCTTTTAATCTATTTTTTATTTCGTTATTTAAATGACAACCACTTAATTCAAAGTCTCTAATTTCATTTTCAAGCACTTTTTTTTGTATATCATTTAAACTTGTATAATACTTATCTTGTATATCTTTTAAAGACCTATAAATATTATCATTTTGTGATATCTCAGTTTCGTAGTTTGAGATTAAAGGAAGGCACTCCTCATAAACTTTTTGCGTTATTTCTGAATTTTTAACTGAATCGATATGAAAGATTGGAGTGATGAAATCATTTAATCTCTCCCCTACTTCTTCATAAGGTTTTACAAAATTTTCATAACTTTTGTCTTCTATTTTTAATAACTCATCAATTTGTTTTTTACTATTTTCTAAAAGTTCTTCTAATTTACTTTTACTGTTTTCTAAATCTGTTAAATTAAATTCTTTAAACATATATACTCCTTTTTATTTTATATTTTTTTAAATTCAATTGTAAATCCTCTATCAAACTTTTCATAATCTTGATAAAATGAGTAGTCTTTAATTTCAAAATTATTTAAATAGTTTTCCAAAGGTTTTTTTTGGTCATATCCCATTTCACAAAGTAGATACTTTATATCTCTTTTTGAAGTTTGTTCAATGATTTCTTTTAATAATTCATCTCCAACCTCACCTCCAAAAAGAGCATTCCTAGGTTCATATTTTACATTTGCTGGAAGCTTATAATTATTTGCAATATATGGAGGATTTGAAATTGTCATATAAATCTCTTGATCTTCACTAATATTAGTATATAAGTCACTTTTTACAAAAGTGATTTTATCTTCTACCTTATGTTTTTTTGCATTCTGTTTTGCTAAAGCAATTGCATCATCATTTATATCAACGGCAATAATTTTAATGTCTTTAATTAAAAGAGCTAACATAACAGAAATTATTCCAGAACCAGTTCCTATTTCTAAAACTGTTTTATTTTTAGTATCTTTTAAAATTTCAACGGCATTGTCAACAAGAAGTTCAGTTTCTGGTCTTGGAATTAAAACATTCTCTTTTACTAAAAAACTTTCTCCATAAAAAGATGCTCTTTTAATTAAATACTCTAAAGGGTAATCTTTTTTTCTTTTTTCTACTAACTTTTCTAATTGTTTTATTTCTGTAAATTCATTATTATAATTAAGATGTAACCATATATTGTTTTTGTCTAAAATATAACATATTAATATTTCAACTTCTTTTGCTGGAATATGAGTTACTTCTTTTAATTGTTTAGAATAATCTCTTACAATTTCTTTTATTGTCATTTATATCCTTATTATAAATAAAGGCAATATTATATCAAAAAGAGTTTACTCTAATATATAAAGAGCAATCTCATCTGCTAAAAGAAAGTTTTTATTAAATACTTTCTTATCATTTATATATATTTTATCTTCATTTATTAAGTGTTTTACTCTTTTTAATTCATCTTCAGTAAATATTGAAAGTTCCACTCCTAAAATACATCTAAATCCTAAGAGTACTTTTTCAACTTTTATATCTTCCTTTGATAGCTCTTCTATTTCATAAGAAGTGGGATTTTTAATATATTTATCTAAATCCTTATTTGGATAATATCTTTTATTGTTTACATATCCAACTGCTCCTGCTCCAACTCCTAAATATTCTTTGTGTTCCCAATATCCAAAATTATGTTTTGATTGATAACTTTTATCTTTTGCAAAATTTGATATTTCATATTGAGTAAAACCATTCTTTTCTATAAAATCAAATATCTTATAAGACAACTCTTCATCATCAATTTTTACTTCACTTTTATTGAAAAATTTTGTACCCTCTTCTAAGGTTAAAGAATAAGCACTTAAGTGAGTAACAGGCAAAGAAAAAGCTTGTGCTAAATCTTCTTTTATATTATTTAATGTATCAGTTTTGAAACCATAAATTATATCGCAGTTAATACTATCAAAACCTATACAAGAGGCATTTTGTATAGCAGTTATAGCACTTTTAGCATTATGTGCACGATTTAATTCTTTTAACTTATTTTCTTGAAAACTTTGCACTCCAAAACTTATACGATTTATTCCAAAATTTTTCATCTCATTAAGCCATTCTTTTGTAGCAGAATTAGGATTTGATTCACTTGTTATTTCTGTATTTTTATCAATGTATTTTTCTAGTATTTTAAAAGTTTCTTCATAATCTTTTGGTTTTATTGTACTAGGAGTTCCTCCTCCAAAAAAGATAGTTTCTAATTTTTTATTTTGACAATGTTTTTCTAAATCATGTTTTAGTTGCTTATTTAAAGCCTCCATGTAATCTTTTTTTAGATTAAATTTAGTTGTATATGAATTGAAAGCACAATAATGGCACTTGCTGTCGCAAAAAGGTATATGTAAGTATAAAAGCAATTTTTAATCCTAAGTTTATTATAATATTGGGCTAATTATAAGGGAAAAAATATTTATGACTGATAAAGAAATGAAAGATAATAAAAATAAAAAAAATTACAGACCTAATGTAGCAGCAATAGTATTATCAGCAAAATATCCCGAGAAGTGTGAAATTTTCATTGCTTCAAGAACAGACGTAGAAAATGCTTGGCAATTTCCACAAGGTGGAATTGATGAGGGTGAAAAACCTAATGAAGCACTATATAGAGAGCTTGAAGAAGAGATTGGCACAAGGGATGTTGAAATTATTGCAGAGTATCCAAAATGGGTAAGCTATGATTTTCCTCCTGTAATTGCTAAGAAGATGCACCCTTATGATGGTCAAATTCAAAAGTATTACTTAGTTAAGTTAAAAAAAGGTGCAAAAATAGATATAAACACTGAAATACCAGAGTTTAGTGAATATAAATTTGTTCCAACTGAGAATATTTATGATTATATAACATTCTTCAAAAGAACAGTGTATAAACAAGTGTTAAAATATTTTAAAAAAGAGGGTTTTATTTAAAAAGATGTTAAAAGTTCTAAAGTTTGGTGGCACAAGTGTAGGAACACTTGAAAGAATACAAAACGTAGCCAATATCATAAAAAATATAAAAGATGAAGGTCATGATGTTATTGCAGTTGTTTCTGCAATGAGTGGTGAAACTAACAAGTTATTAGAGTTTGCAGGTAATTTTTCAAAAAATCCTGTTGCAAATGAAATAGATATGCTTTTAAGTTCAGGAGAAAGAGTTACTTCAGCTTTACTTTCTATTGCTTTAAATGAGCAAGGATATAAAGCAACTTCTATGAGTGGTAGAGAAGCTGGAATTGTTACTGATAATGCTCATATGAAAGCTAGAATCGAATCAATTGATACAACAAATATGAAAAATGCATTAAATGAAGGAAAAATCATTATTGTTGCAGGTTTCCAAGGTGTTGCACAAGACTCAAATAGAGTTTCAACTTTAGGTAGAGGTGGTTCTGATTTAACAGCTGTTGCTATTGCTGGTGCTATTGATGCAGATGTATGTGAGATTTATACAGATGTTGATGGTATTTATACAACAGATCCAAGAATTGAACCTAAGGCTAAAAAACTAGATAGAATTTCTTATGATGAAATGTTAGAATTAGCCTCTTTAGGTGCAAAAGTATTACAAAACAGATCAGTAGAAATGGCGAAAAAATTAAATGTAAATTTAGTATCTAGAAGTAGCTTTACGCCAGAAGTTGAAGGTACATTAATAACTAAGGAAGAGAATATTATGGAAAAACCAGTTGTAAGTGGTATTGCATTAGATAAAAATCAAGTAAGAGTTGGAATGTATGGAGTTACAGATAGACCAGGAATTGCTTCATCTATTTTTACAGCTCTTGCAGACGCAAATATTAATGTAGATATGATTGTACAAACAGTTGGTGTTGATGGTAAAACTGACTTAGACTTTACTATTCCTGTAACTGATTTAGAAAACTGTAAAGAAGTTATGAATAAGTTTAAAGATGATGCAGAAAATATTGATTATAATGAATCAATTTGTAAAGTATCTATTGTAGGTGTAGGTATGAAATCTCACACAGGTGTTGCTTCAAAAGCTTTTACTGCTTTAGCTTCTGAAAATATTAATATTAGAATTATCTCAACTTCAGAGATTAAAATCTCTATGATTATTGAAGAAAAGTATGCAGAGTTAGCTGTTAGAACTTTACATGATGCATATAATTTGGATAAATAACAGTGCAAGAATTTCTAAATTGGACAGTAGACACAATTAGAGAAGATAGGCTTATTTCTCCTTGGTTAGAAGAAAAAAAGTATGAATGGGTACCTTTAGTTTCTAAATCAGTTACTAATATTTTAGAAAAAGGTCGTTCTGTTTTAGTTATCACAGATAGTGATAGAGATTGGTTTTTAAAGTATGTATTAACACATATAAATTCTCAAAAGAAAAACAGACCTTTCTTACCTTTTTATAACTTTAAATCTTTTTATAAAGATTTGGATGAAGTAAAAACAGAAGATGAAATAAATTTCATAAAAGATATGCTTAATATATCTTTTCCAAATGGTTATTGTTTTTGGTATATTGGTAGAAGTCAAGATGCAAGAGCAATCTTACCAAAATTTTCAAAGAACTCTTTTCTTTGGATTTTTGATGAAGAGATTCAAGATGCATTTAATCTTAAAAATAATGATGAAGCTTTAGATATGAAACTTCTTCAAATGTTTAGGCTTTATGATAAAACATTAAGTGCTTCACTTTTTGCAGAGATTAACGTAGAACATTAATGATAAAGGAAAAAATTGAAACAGCTCATATCTTAATAGTTAATGATATAGATGAGACTCTTAATGCTTTATTGCCTTTTTATTCTAAACATAATGTAAGAATAATTAGAAATGAAGAGAAAGAGGAGTTTCAATTAGCTCAAGCAAATGCTACAATAAAAGAAGCATATATTTCAACAAATGAAAAGAAATATGTTTTTCTTTGTGGAAAAGTTTTTAGAAATGAAGCACAAAACTCTTTATTAAAAATATTAGAAGAACCCCCTACTAATATTGTTTTCATAATCATTACTAACTCTAAATCAACTATTTTACCAACAATCTTTTCAAGAATGCCACATAAAATTTTAAAAAGTAGTTCAAAAAAAGATGATTTGGCTTTAGATGTAAGAAAACTTGATTTAAAAGATGTTTATGAGTTTTTAAAACAGAATCAAAGAATTGATAAAAAAGAAGCTATATCTTTTGTTGAAAGTCTGCTTTTAAAAATAAATAAAGAAAAAATTGAACTTACACAAAGTGAGTTAGAATTTTTTTCTAAATCAATAAAATTATTAAGCTTAAACTCTAGACCAATAAATGTTTTAACTACCCTACTTTTAACAGTAACTAATAGAAAATATAGGGGTTAAAATGATATTACAAAAAATATCTATTTGTAATGCTAAAAAAGTATATGAATCTCTTGGTTGTGATAAAGGCGGTATTTCTATTTTATCAAAGAAATCATCTTTACATACAATCTTAATAAAAAATATGCATGTTGGCGCAGCAAATATCTTAAAACAAGATTCTCTTTCTATCGGAGCAGACTTAGCAGTTCCCACTGGTGTTATAACTGCAAAAGAAAAATATGTAGATGGAATATTAATTGCAACAACAAAACAGCTTGAAGTTTTAAGTAGAAAAGAGTTAGCTCAACCCTTTGGTTTAAAGGAGTTTGCAAAAAATTTAAAAGAGTTTATCCCTTCTAAAAAATATCTAACAAAAATAATGGGTGTTTTAAATGCAAATGAAGACTCTTTCTTTCAAAATAGCCGTTTTAATGAAGAAGATGCTAGTTTTAGAATAAATAAAATGATTGAAGATGGTGCTTGTATTATTGATATAGGTGCAGTTTCTAGTAGACCAGGAAGTAAAGCTATTCCTTGGGAAGAAGAATTAAAAAGAGCAAAACCTATTATTGATGTAATTTATAAAGAAAAGCTTTTTGAAAAAGCTAAATTTTCTTTAGACTCATATGAACCAAAAGTATTAGAGTATGCTTTAGAAAACGGTTTTTCCATAGTTAATGATATAACAGGTTTAGCAAATGATGAAGTTTGTAAAGTAGCTTCAAAATATAATGCACAAGTTGTAATTATGCATATGCAAAAAGATCCAACTATTATGCAGGAAAACCCTGTATATGAAGACTTAATCCAAGAAATTGATGATTTTTTTAAAGAAAGAATAAAAAAAGCAAAAAGTTTTGGAATTGAAGATATTGTTTTAGATGTTGGAATTGGTTTTGGAAAAACTTTAGAACATAACTTAAAACTGATAAAGAACCTAGAACATTTTAAACACTTTGGATATGAACTTTTAATGGGAGCTAGTAGGAAATCAATGATAGATAAAATTATAGAAACACCTACAGAGCAAAGACTTCCTGGAACTTTAGCAATACATTTAGAGTCTATAAATTATGGAGCTTCTATTATTAGATGCCATGATGTAAAAGAACATTATCAGGCAATTAAAGTTCAAGAAGCTATTAACACACAAGAGATCTTATAAAATCTCATGTAGTGTGTTTGCTTTTT belongs to Arcobacter sp. CECT 8983 and includes:
- a CDS encoding M3 family metallopeptidase → MFKEFNLTDLENSKSKLEELLENSKKQIDELLKIEDKSYENFVKPYEEVGERLNDFITPIFHIDSVKNSEITQKVYEECLPLISNYETEISQNDNIYRSLKDIQDKYYTSLNDIQKKVLENEIRDFELSGCHLNNEIKNRLKEINLRLSELSHKFSQNLLNATNAYEMICEDYEDVKEIPASDLEFAKFEEDGKTKYKFTLQMPSYLAYITYGSNRQRREEIYKAYSTRAPENGKIIEEILSLKDEKVKILGFENYASYSLSTKMAKKEEEVINFLEELAKKGKDRALEEIEELKVYASKDGISDIKSFDLAYYSEKLKEEKYDIDEEYYRPYFEKTSVLNGFFYFLNKIFNVEFEEAKDAKAWDKDVLVCNIKENTKVFARIYIDLEAKKEKRGGAWMNNWHSHYVDKDGNKKLPTAYIVCNFPQSKEGVPSLLRHSDVVTLFHEMGHALHHLFSKVPEAFVSGIAGVAWDVVEFPSQFLEYFSYDKEVLKMFAKHYETGKVLDDEAIDKLIKARNFQSALGMLRQIEFALFDFKLHQKLYKKETEIQDLLDNIRNEYAVIKPPAYNKFQNGFAHIFAGGYAAGYYSYKWAEVLSADAFYMFIDSGKVFNKELAMKYKKAILEKGGSQDMDKLFYEFAQREPSVDSLLKIDGIIS
- a CDS encoding HobA family DNA replication regulator gives rise to the protein MQEFLNWTVDTIREDRLISPWLEEKKYEWVPLVSKSVTNILEKGRSVLVITDSDRDWFLKYVLTHINSQKKNRPFLPFYNFKSFYKDLDEVKTEDEINFIKDMLNISFPNGYCFWYIGRSQDARAILPKFSKNSFLWIFDEEIQDAFNLKNNDEALDMKLLQMFRLYDKTLSASLFAEINVEH
- the hemW gene encoding radical SAM family heme chaperone HemW, whose product is MLLYLHIPFCDSKCHYCAFNSYTTKFNLKKDYMEALNKQLKHDLEKHCQNKKLETIFFGGGTPSTIKPKDYEETFKILEKYIDKNTEITSESNPNSATKEWLNEMKNFGINRISFGVQSFQENKLKELNRAHNAKSAITAIQNASCIGFDSINCDIIYGFKTDTLNNIKEDLAQAFSLPVTHLSAYSLTLEEGTKFFNKSEVKIDDEELSYKIFDFIEKNGFTQYEISNFAKDKSYQSKHNFGYWEHKEYLGVGAGAVGYVNNKRYYPNKDLDKYIKNPTSYEIEELSKEDIKVEKVLLGFRCILGVELSIFTEDELKRVKHLINEDKIYINDKKVFNKNFLLADEIALYILE
- a CDS encoding DNA polymerase III subunit delta'; this encodes MIKEKIETAHILIVNDIDETLNALLPFYSKHNVRIIRNEEKEEFQLAQANATIKEAYISTNEKKYVFLCGKVFRNEAQNSLLKILEEPPTNIVFIIITNSKSTILPTIFSRMPHKILKSSSKKDDLALDVRKLDLKDVYEFLKQNQRIDKKEAISFVESLLLKINKEKIELTQSELEFFSKSIKLLSLNSRPINVLTTLLLTVTNRKYRG
- the prmC gene encoding peptide chain release factor N(5)-glutamine methyltransferase, translating into MTIKEIVRDYSKQLKEVTHIPAKEVEILICYILDKNNIWLHLNYNNEFTEIKQLEKLVEKRKKDYPLEYLIKRASFYGESFLVKENVLIPRPETELLVDNAVEILKDTKNKTVLEIGTGSGIISVMLALLIKDIKIIAVDINDDAIALAKQNAKKHKVEDKITFVKSDLYTNISEDQEIYMTISNPPYIANNYKLPANVKYEPRNALFGGEVGDELLKEIIEQTSKRDIKYLLCEMGYDQKKPLENYLNNFEIKDYSFYQDYEKFDRGFTIEFKKI
- a CDS encoding RNA pyrophosphohydrolase, with the protein product MTDKEMKDNKNKKNYRPNVAAIVLSAKYPEKCEIFIASRTDVENAWQFPQGGIDEGEKPNEALYRELEEEIGTRDVEIIAEYPKWVSYDFPPVIAKKMHPYDGQIQKYYLVKLKKGAKIDINTEIPEFSEYKFVPTENIYDYITFFKRTVYKQVLKYFKKEGFI
- a CDS encoding aspartate kinase, which translates into the protein MLKVLKFGGTSVGTLERIQNVANIIKNIKDEGHDVIAVVSAMSGETNKLLEFAGNFSKNPVANEIDMLLSSGERVTSALLSIALNEQGYKATSMSGREAGIVTDNAHMKARIESIDTTNMKNALNEGKIIIVAGFQGVAQDSNRVSTLGRGGSDLTAVAIAGAIDADVCEIYTDVDGIYTTDPRIEPKAKKLDRISYDEMLELASLGAKVLQNRSVEMAKKLNVNLVSRSSFTPEVEGTLITKEENIMEKPVVSGIALDKNQVRVGMYGVTDRPGIASSIFTALADANINVDMIVQTVGVDGKTDLDFTIPVTDLENCKEVMNKFKDDAENIDYNESICKVSIVGVGMKSHTGVASKAFTALASENINIRIISTSEIKISMIIEEKYAELAVRTLHDAYNLDK
- the folP gene encoding dihydropteroate synthase, which translates into the protein MILQKISICNAKKVYESLGCDKGGISILSKKSSLHTILIKNMHVGAANILKQDSLSIGADLAVPTGVITAKEKYVDGILIATTKQLEVLSRKELAQPFGLKEFAKNLKEFIPSKKYLTKIMGVLNANEDSFFQNSRFNEEDASFRINKMIEDGACIIDIGAVSSRPGSKAIPWEEELKRAKPIIDVIYKEKLFEKAKFSLDSYEPKVLEYALENGFSIVNDITGLANDEVCKVASKYNAQVVIMHMQKDPTIMQENPVYEDLIQEIDDFFKERIKKAKSFGIEDIVLDVGIGFGKTLEHNLKLIKNLEHFKHFGYELLMGASRKSMIDKIIETPTEQRLPGTLAIHLESINYGASIIRCHDVKEHYQAIKVQEAINTQEIL